The Gemmatimonadota bacterium genome segment GGAGATTGCTGCGCTATCAGAAAAGTATGACACCAGGGTTACGAGTCACGTAGCCGAGTCGGTAAGAGAATCTGAAGAAATTGCAGCACGTGGTGCACGCAGTTCGGTCGCGTACCTCGAGACCACCGGCTTGTTGTCTTCGCGCCTATTGATAGCTCACGCGATTCTCGTAGACGACGCGGATATCGCTTTACTCAAAAAATACGACGTGGGCGTAGGACATTGTGTGTCGGCGAATACCAAGTCAGCAAAAGGCGTGGCTCCGGTGCCGGCGATGCTGGCAAGAGGAATCAATGTCGGTCTATGCACGGATGGACCGATGTCCGGAAACGGGCTCAGTGTGCTCGACGAACTGCCGCAGGTTGGGAAAATTCATAAACTGAATTTGGCGGACCGGGAAGCGATGCCGGTACGCGACATAGTTGCCATGGCGACCATAGGCGGAGCACGCGCGCTGGGGATGGAAGACAGTATCGGCTCGTTGGAGGTCGGCAAGCAGGCAGACATTATTGTTGTCGACACGACTGCGCCAAATATGACACCAATTTTTGACTACTATGCGGCTCTTGTCTATTCGGCGTTGGCAACGAACGTAAAGCATATGATCGTGGCTGGATCAGTAATCATGAAAGATCGCCAAGTGTTAACGATGGATGAAGCAGGCGTAATTCAAGAAGCGCAGGATCTTAGCGCGCGAATAGCCAAGCGCTTGTACAATGGCGGAGTCAGGATGGACAACAACTAGAGTTGCGGTCGAGAAGCGACCTACCCCGGGGGAAAACTATGAAAATAAAAATACTACTCGTTTTTTATTGCGATGCTGCCGCTCGCTAGTCGGAAGTTCCCCCTGATTTCCCATTGATTTTGTGGCCAAGCGTTTGATTGGGCGGGGGTTTTTGTGGCTTTCTGAGCGGGAATATGTAGCCATGTAATAGTCGCTCATGTTCGCATATATTCATTGACATTATGGATATACATGGCTAACAGCAGTAGCCATGTATATCGAGTCCGTGCCCAACCGCAACTCCCCGCCCGCCGTGCTGCTGCGCGAGTCCTACCGACTCAACGGCAAAGTCAAGAAACGCACCCTGGCCAATCTCTCCAAATGGCCCCCCGCCCTGATCGAGGGCTTGCGCGTGCTGCTCAAGGGCGGCGCCGCGGTGGCGCGGCTCGAGGAGGCCTTCGATATCGAGCGCACCCGCCCCCACGGGCATGTCGCCGCCGTGCTCGGCACGCTCAAGCGGCTGCGCCTTCACCGGCTCATCGCCCCGCAACGCTCGCCCGAACGCGACCGCG includes the following:
- a CDS encoding amidohydrolase: MRKLQFTVSGLLLCLSFGQVYGQSDAGRQEADLILDHATVVTMDEAYRVIENGAVVISDGLIVDIGQRDILERYEATNVLDVSGDIVMPGFVNTHTHLAMSVFRTLGEDIADRLHRYLFPLEAQFADLEMVRIGTRLGVLESIKGGTTTLVDMYYFEGVVAEVLDKAGLRGVVGETIMTFKTPDADKPSDAIQRTIDLIHQYKDHPRIFPAFAPHGPYTNSTETLREIAALSEKYDTRVTSHVAESVRESEEIAARGARSSVAYLETTGLLSSRLLIAHAILVDDADIALLKKYDVGVGHCVSANTKSAKGVAPVPAMLARGINVGLCTDGPMSGNGLSVLDELPQVGKIHKLNLADREAMPVRDIVAMATIGGARALGMEDSIGSLEVGKQADIIVVDTTAPNMTPIFDYYAALVYSALATNVKHMIVAGSVIMKDRQVLTMDEAGVIQEAQDLSARIAKRLYNGGVRMDNN